In Dendropsophus ebraccatus isolate aDenEbr1 chromosome 13, aDenEbr1.pat, whole genome shotgun sequence, the sequence ATCTTCTTCCATGGTATTTCTGTACTCTTTGGTTTATCTATAAAGTTTGAAAAACTCTGAAATCTCTGGGACAGTATGGCCACTCCCCTAAACTTCGAGTTATTTCAACACAGAATTATTACTCCACAGGAAGTCAGTGGCGCACAGGGAAATATCTTCCCTCAACAACCACAATAGTTCCCAAATAGAATACATCCTATGattagtatactgtatgttaattATACCATTATAATATACATCAGGTGCCTTAACAAGGTACTATGTGAAATAAATGTCTAGATGGTTATGTAAGGGTTAATATTCTAATAAAAatgattaactctttgttttacAGATACAGTTTCTGCAAAATTTGCAAGAATCCTATGAGCTCGTCTCCGTTTTCCACCTTCCTGCTTTTGCGGAACACTTATTGGTAAAGTATTATGGGTAGCAAGTGATTTACATATAAGCCCCACCCATATTTAAATACATGAGCCACTCCTCCATTATTCATAGCCACTCCCAGTAGACAATATTAGAGAAGTTTAAACCTACGGATGTCTTGAAGATGCCAGTAGTGCCCATTCATTGTAAAACGATCCCTGCTTGTGAGAGAAAGGGATAAATATTATTAACACAATGGAGGACTGGATGCCCCCGCATTTTGTGAAATGGTATGTTCCAAATGTGTCCCCCAAGCTCCAACTCTCTGGAGCACAGTTACGTTGGCTATAGTCGTGGTCTTCATGCAGGTGTCCATGGACCTTTGTTTTCCTCATCCTGGAAGGCTGTGTTTGGTAACCAATCCTATAGCCTGTGATTAAGTTTTAGACTATAAAATTAATACTCTTGGACCTACCTAAGTTATCGCCCTCCAGGTCATAGCCTATGTAATTCCTAACATTTCACTTTGTATagaaaaaatgactccttaccccaaaaaacagctctaaagtcttggctTCTAAATGGctcccttccctgcaatctgttgttcactgcctgttgttaggggaaatccgTCTCTGGTAATAGTCACAGAAAGACAGACTACGGGAAATAGGGGTGGGGGttagaagaagagagagagagagactattCACCTGCAAAATGTATCTATTCTCTAGAGAATCCGCACTGTTCATGtgaggtaaatcaaggcttccttctcatccCAGCAGCAGTTTTGGTACTTAGTGTAATCCCTGCTGAATGTAAACACTGCTGCCTCCCGTATCCCCTCCCTTTTAGGCTGCAGGCTTGTCTTCAGCAGCTCAACGCTTAGAGTAACGCTTTTCTTGCTGTGCTGTTATTCCATGTTGGTTGACGTTTTCCGTAACCTAGACTTCTTTGGAAGCTGTGTCCCCCATTGGTGGTGGAATTACCATACCTGAAACATAGAAAGACctctaatttattattttatttttttttttgtttctaatcATTAGCCTGTATTGCATGTCTTACAGATGACTTCATCATGGAGAAATAAAATAGAACTTTTCCTGAAGGAACAAGATCGAAGGAAGGAGATCATTGATGAACTGTCCTCTCTGGCCAGGTGCTTCATTTGCACCAAACCCCGTCACCAGAAAGCCTTCTTGAAGGAGTTTCAAAGTGAAATGGTGAACAAATGGTCTAGTGTAGAACCTTTTGTAGATGTAGTAGGGGATGAAGTGGTATGTGCCTTTGGGATTTTGGTGGCCATTTTGGCTGCAGTCACAGCCAAGTCCAAGTGCATTTCTAATAGTGAGGAAGAAGACCCAGAGGAAGAGGAACCTGCAGCAGTAGCTGAAGACACTAATGgatctgctgcttctgctgggtCTTCAAGCACTTCTATGGATCATGGCTCCAGTTCCCATGAGGGGATCAATGCAAAAGAAGCTGATGGATATGGAGGGACACAGCCTGACCTAGGTAGTAGTCCTGATGAGCTTGTAGGCCCAGATGGTGCCAAATATAGCACCTGTGATCCAGACACAACCGAACAGGGTAGCATTGATGACTCTCAAAAAAATGTGGAACCTCGGGCTGAGTCTCCTGGTGTTAGTAAACCTGATATTGCTGACCAGAAGCTAAGTAATGATAATTCTGGAGTAGTTATAGATACTGACGTATCTAGTATTGGCatcacctctgtcccagacacaACTGATCAGTGCAGCGTGGATGGTTCTCCAAAAATACGAGAACCTCCGTCTGAGTTTCCTGATGTTAGTAAACCAGATTTTGCTGACCAGAAGCTAGGTAATGATAATGCTGATGAGCGAGTCAAGGAAGAAGACGAGAGTGTTGTAGTAGGTCTAGATAGTGCCAAATCTATTGTTGGCatcacctctgtcccagacacaACCGATCAGGGCAGCGTTGATGATTCTCCAAAAACTGTGGAGCCTCTGGCTGGGTCTCCTGGTGTTAGTAAACCAGATATTGCTGACCAGAAGCAAAGTAATGATAATGCTGGAGTGGTTATAGATACTGCCGGATCTACTATCGGCatcacctctgtcccagacacaACCGATCAGGGCAGCGTTGATGGTTCTCCAACAACTGTGGAACCTCAGGCTGATTCTCCTTGTGTTAGTAAACCTGATATTGCTGACCAGAAGCAAAGTAATGATAATGGAGTAGTTATAGATACTGCCAGATGTAGTATTGGCatcacctctgtcccagacacaACTGATGAGGGCAGTGCGGATGGTTCTCCAAAAATTCGAGAACCTCCGGCTAAGTTTCCTGATGTTAGTAAACCTGATATTGCTGACCAGAAGCAAGGTAATGATAATGCTGATGAGCGAGTCAAGGAAGAAGACGAGAGTGGTGGAGTAGGTATAGATAGTGCCAAATCTATTATTGCCatcacctctgtcccagacacaACCGATCAGGGCAGCGTTGATGGTTCTCCAAAGACTGTGAAGCCTCTGGCTGGGTCTCCTTGTGTTAGTAAACCTGACCAGAAGCTAGATAATGATGATTCTGATGAGAGTTCTCGTAAATATCCAGAGACCAGAGACTATGCTCAAGAAAGTGATCCAGTCTGTCCAGAAACTGAACTAGGTCTTCACAGTCAGGGTAGCGGTGATAGTGCAGATCCAGATGATTCCAAGGATGATGGGTTCTCTGAAGTAGCACAGCCACCAAATGTAGGAGCTCGAGAAACTGCTTTGGAGACACAAGACCTAACTTCTAATAACACATTCTTCAACATGAGCTTTATTGGTTTTATGTTACTGCTGGTGGTTGTGGTCATGCTAACCAATGTTTTGCCACAATCCATGACCTCCGCCCTTATTGTTATTATACTGGGCCTTATGGGTGTAAAATGGTTTTTAAGGTTGCATCCATAGAGTCTTCTGAttctctgactttttttttgctgtctTTAAGTTTTAAGAAAATGTATTCTTTTTCATTTCTTTTATAATTATTACCTATATAGATACATGTAGATGTTAAGAAAATCCAGTTTACTGGGACATCATAGCAATGTCTTAGTCTGTGGTGTACATAACAAGGATCAAAAGTACAGGCCTTAGTTTTATTTATATGTTGGTATATAGCATAGATATAGGATCCCTGACTGGTTCTACTCTCTTGTTATTGGCAGATATAACCCTGAGCAGGACTCCTCCCCTGAGGAGCTGCCTTAGTAGCAATCAATGGGCAAGATATTAGCCAATCAGCATGGGAAGAATGAGGCTCTTCTGTCCTATGAGACAAAACCTGGTACCATAACCCCATATAGTACCATGTTTTGTCTCCTAGAAGGGCCACACCCTCCCATGCTCCTTGGCCAATATCTTGGCCATTGATTGCTATTAGGGCAGCTCCTCAGGGGAGGAGTCCTGTTCAGGGTTTTCTCTGCCAATAGCAAAAGACTAGGACCAATCGATGATTCTTTATCTATGATATAAACCaatatataaattaaaataagGCCTGTACTTTTGACCCTTGTTATGTGCACCAGACGTTGCTATGATGTCCTTGGCCAATATTATGCCCATTGAATGCTACTAAGAAGGCTCCTCAGGGGAGGAGTTTTGCACAAGGTTTTACTTACCAATAGCAAAAGAATGGGAACAATCGGAGACTCTGCATCTATGCTCTATACCAATATATCAATACAACTAAGACCTGTACCTTCTACACCTGGCCAAGTAGGTACTATTTTATTGGACGCATAGTACCCTTCATCATAGGTATTACACAGATGTCATCAATGCTAGAGCATGTCCTGGTAAGAGGTCATCTTTAGGTGTGTGAACCTTTTTAACTATTTTTCTATACATTAACAAAGTACATAAATAAATCTTATACTTTTCaaggaattttttttatgtgCATTGCATTGTCAAGTCTGGTAAACCAAAATGCAAAGACATACGTTTTAATATCAGTAGTAAAATAAACTCAAGTTATTGCTCACACACACAAAATGATACCACAATGGTTTACCGTGAGTCAGATTGTCCAGACAAACACTATAATATAGGTGCTTAAAATCAAGTTCTCTAAAAATACCATGGGGCATCGGGGGTTCCACAGGGACCATTACAGTACAATCTtcggggggaagagggaagaatGTACCGACTCTCATATCGGTGGAAATAGAGGTTGGGCATGCTTTAGTTTCACTGTCCTTCCCCTTTGTTTTCTGAGggataagctgcagtcagagctcTCTTGTTTGCCATTTACCCCTCCCCCTAGGTGAATTGCCCCATGGGAAATATAAGTATACAAAAAGAGTCTTTGGTGCctaatttaagagtcttgaaacacaggactatccagatatccctcctgccaaggggtggctcctgtagggaaaccaccaaaaccaccatattaagtggccctttctgtcagtatccaactcaatttacaagtctaatgatatgaccagggaaatgctaaagccagatatccatccacagctgtttcgggttgttGTCCCTCATGAGTATACAGTAGGAATCCTGCTCCACGcggatgaggggcaacaccctgaaacagctgtctgtgtatgaaTACCTGGCTTTTCTTGTCATATCTGTAGACGCTGTTTTCGCTTTGTATTCCTCAaaaaatagaagattgtcggATTGGATTGGATGATAGCAGGATCGGATTGGATGATATGTTGTAGTcttggtggcggggggggggggggggatacgggtaATGACTGACGTTGGGGGCGATCACTGGATCATTCAGGCAGCCGGTCACTTCCATCATTGTGGTCAGCACCATCCCTTGGTTATTTGAGAGTAATGGCTTTTAGCCTGGTACGATTGCAATAATGTCGCAGATCGCCGTGCTTTTTACAGAGGGCTGCGTTCAACCAAATCATCCGATAATTGTCCCTTTAAGTTTAAACAGAGATCTGTCCGTCTCATAATCATAAACTGTGTATAAGGTGGCAACTAATAACAGAAATATTTATATTTGATATTTGATGAAATATTTGATAAGTTTGAAATttgattcaaatagctcccgaaATTCGTTTATATGAGAACGAACATTAAATTCAATTAAAtgctatgggagaaaaatacttggggaaCTCCTCTTTACGAAACATCGATACaactaacagatgaagagattgatttttcaaaaaattattcagcaatataaactgaccaaaatggaCTTTTTAGCCACTCAGGAAAAAtttgaccaccaactcctctgtaccaaagattgattaatctaatggtgcgtttacacagagagatttatctgacatatttttaaagccaaagctaggaatggattcgaaaagaggagaaatctcagtctttcctttatgacctgttccttctTTAtagttcattcctggctttggctttcaagatctgtcagataaatctctctgtgtaaacgcaccataacagatGTTCAGATTAATTAAAACCCATTTTACCATACCAGTGCTAACCAGGGCCATATCTATTCTGGACTGTGTATTACTGGATTTATTCCAGCAAGAATAACACTTCACCTCCTGGATTTCTCTCTCGCCATAGGTCGATCAGACCCAGCTCCCCAAAcaacaaagggagggggggaagaccGACCCCCACGAACCTAAGCCATTCCGCACCAGTAACCAAAAGCGGGCATCCATTACATTTATTGCTGTAGAGGAACATTTTCGCCAATACCTCTGCCCTAAAAGGAGGTGTTATGTATATAAATGCAAGAATACACTCCAACCCCTCAACTCGGCAAGTCCCCCTTTTCACGAGCATTTCTCAAAGTCAGTTCTCTGTCTGTAGAATTTAGGAATTGTATGAGTACAGTTCGCAGGGGACTACCAAGGGGCAGGGGTCTCAAGGGGCCCCCATGAGTCCGTTCCACCACAAACTGCTCAGTGAATTTGTCTTCGCCAAACTCATTGATTAGCCAATCTTGAACCAAACGCATGACACCCCTCCCTTCCATCCCTTCAGGGACACCAACCATCCTAAGATTGTTTTGTCTCGATCTATCTTCTAGATCTATCACTTTCTTTTTTAGGTTCTGGTTCTCTAGGGGAAGTTTTTCACAGCTCTCCTTCAACGGTTTTAGCTCATCTTCCAGACTACCGATCCGTTGTTCCACCGCCTCAAATCTCTCTTAACCTTTTCAAGTCTCACCTCATGATGGTGATTTCTGATCCCAATGCTTCCACCTGCGTTGACAGACCAGAAATGGAGATGTTGCGTTTTTTAATTGCCCCCAAGATCTCACCTAGCCAGCTAGGCTTCTCTGCACTCCCTTTATCAGTACTCTCTTCTATCCTCCTCACCTGCCTTACTCGTTCCCTTTCCCTTATATATGGGCAATCCAAACAGCTTGTCTATTTTACCTGGGCCTTTAACCTCTTTGGAGTCCTTTCCTGGGCTCCCTTTCTGCCCCTTCCGAGTCGCCATTGTGCCTAGAAGAGGCTACCTCCCAAAGAGGGGGTGACAACTTGAGTACAGGGGCCCAGCAACACCCACCGGTCCATAAGTGGtgaacctgctaaccccactcccGTAATGACCCAACTTCAACACAAACCCCAATAAAACACAGACAACATTCTTGGCAGAAAATTTGTCAGCATAAGCTTCCATTTATTAACCATAAGGATACAACCAGGGAGGCCCGGCACAAATCACGACCCTTCATCCAGAAACTAGAAAGTGAGTTCTAACTAAAAAGTCCATTCTGAGTATGGTCCGCCTAGACATGCTCTCTCCCATTGACAGCAGCCTGCCGCCTAGCAGAACTGTCCCTGCCAAGGGGCCCCTAGCCCTACTGCCATATCCCTGGAtgatataagagaaacagattgctgaactcagagagaccagccaaacaacaacactgccggctgctagtgaaagcgctcaatgcagtgaagtcctaggtgcattgccccttgggaaacatgaatatgcaaaagaggagcccgtggagcctcattgaagagtctcaaaacacaggactagccagatatccctccgggaaggaccttcATCCCTGGATGAAGGATCATGATTTCCGCCTTACAAAGTGCTTGAACATTGTAAAGTGGTTTGAAATGTTTCCAAACAAGAGCATATATTATAAACATATACATGATAAATACATACATTATAAACATACATTGTAAATACATGCATCACAAACATACCTTACATAACagaacatacattatacatacattacCAACAGAAACCCACTTTATGAAAACATAGGGTGGGTGGGTCGGATCTGGAAACCTTTTGTGTCTGACCAGGCTTACCTGTCCCCTTTTATACCcataagctccgccccctctggacACTTTATAACTCCCCCAGGTATTCCCTCCGCATAGCTAATCCCTTTGTCCCCACACAAAGCCCCCAGCTACCTTCCCTCCCCCTGTCTGCCCTTTGGCGGCCATCTTTAACATACAAGTGTCTCTCTATATCACCATGCTGGACCCATTACCTACCCTCGTAACCCCCTAAGAACCACCTGGTCGTGGTCGCAGTTAGTTTAGTTAAGTTTTGTCTGGAAAAACATGTATTGCGTCCACAGATTTTACTACAAACTATACATAGACAAAGAGATAAAACTGCTGTCACTTAtgttttacattacatttttttaaggtgtcttttatttgatttatagtaaaagaaggttaatatgggactAGCCGAGTGtaacatgttttattatttttatttttagggatAACAGTTTTGCGATGATTATAGAAAACTAGTATAATACACTAagcccatgaaaaaaaaaagttattacttACCAAAGGAAATATTAGAAACTGCGAGTTTATAGAGCAGTCTACCTAAAACACCTTTATAACATGAAGTGATTTTATTACTGTTTTACAATGTTGTTACTAAAGGTGTACAGTTTTATACTTTGCTATGTTATTGTATACCTATAGGCCAAGTAtaaaaaggggggaaaagagaagggaattaattaattttaaaaaaaaacacacaaactttATTGTTGACTAAAGAGGTTTATTGTGATTTTGTTACTTATTGTGAaatatgaaaatgtaattgaaagcccaaatattaatgaaagtttaaatatTTTCATTGTAGACAATCCGAGACTTTACAAAGATAGATGACACAAGACACAAGGATATGATGTACCACTAACAGCAACCACCCTGTCCGAggtgtgaggacaatcactgagacatgtaagatggttggaggtaactgtgcagatgtctatatgaagccctcGATTATGGGTTAAATGGCAAATTAGGGATTTTGTTGGGTTCCTGGACAAATCAATGAGTAAAACTGTACAAAGAAGAAGAGCTGCCATAGAGAGCGGCTGACGCaccgttcacgcagacaaaccctaaGGCTAAAAGGGAGACGGATGATGGACGAAGCTGCCGATGCTGTAGTTTCCgttctcttcctgaggtaaccgtacattgtgtacaggtggatggggagatgtttccggcctcttcctgaggtaaccgtacatagtgtacaggtggatggggagatgtttccggcctcttcctgaggtaaccgtacatagtgtacaggtggagggggagatgtttccggtctcttcctgaggtaaccgtacatagtgtacaggtggatggggagatgtttccggcctcttcctgaggtaaccgtacatagtgtacaggtggagggggagatgtttccggtctcttcctgaggtaaccatacatagtgtacaggtggatggggagatgtttccggccccttcctgaggtaaccgtacatagtgtacaggtggatggggagatgtggatctgtttgttttttaagtcttttccagagacgagccgcaacaagctgagagaccagcggatggagaggaggtacagggtgaagATGGCATCAGGAGAGTAACTAAGAAACTGTAACGGCCCCCAAATGAAACGAATGTGAATAGGGCCGCATGGGCATATGCCCTTTCCACCCCTCCTGTAGCTATATTTCATTTTAGGTGTTGGTTTCCCCTAGCAACATATTGTGTTGGTATACGCCGCTCCACCTACGGTGGGGCGCACTTGGTTTAATCTTTTTCTAGAAGTTTCTGCAGGTACCAACTTACTTGGATATGTTCCGGTCAGAAGATCAGCTGATTGGTCATCAGCTGTTCGGCGGGAAAAAGGACCAGCATATAAGCCGGCACTTTGCAGCTGTTTCACAGTTGGGCGTGATCATCAGATGAAGAAGCAGCTGTGAGGATCTTCGTGGCAAGTAAAGAAGCAAGGACGTCGCTGAAGCCCGCCGGCATGGAGGAGCTATACAACCGGGTCCTTGTCAGGGCCGAGAAGTCCGGCAGCGAAGCGTGGCTGAGACGGATCCTGGAGGCTTtgggagaggaagaggaggtcccAGCCGATTCCCCGGCGTCTGAGGCCGAAGTTGATGACGTCGGCGCTGATCGGGAGTCCGCCCCCAGGAGGCGGGGCCATCGTGGAGGATCGCTGCTCCGCCCCCAGAAGAGGAGGCGTCTGATGCCCGTGCGGCCCGGCTGACACTCCGGAGGGAGAAGAGGCAGAGACACCTGCCATCGTCCCCGTCCGGGGCTGTGGGGCAGCGTCCAGCGGTGAAGAAGCGCCAAGCGTCCGCTTGTCCAGCAAGGAGTGTGGTGGAGCGCAATGTGAATAGGCCGGAGCCTCCTTCTGGTGAGAACCCGGGGTTGGTGGGGGCGGCCGGGCAGGTCAGGTTAAAGTAGCCTACGGACCCTGCAGTCTGGGCTGGGCTGTCTGCATTATTCAATTACTTTACTTCTCATGGTGTTGGCGGCAGCGTAGCTTAGGGTGTTAACCCTTGTGCTGCCGCTTGGTTAAACCCTCCTAATATACCAATAGCTGCTACTGGAGGAgtgttgctgccatctagtggcgatTTATTAAATAGACAGGCTAATGTGCCTCAGGCTGTTCCTACTGTTTGCaattccatacctcccaacttttgcaaagagcaaagagggacatgtgcgccgcgtcccaatagccacgcccccatagcgaccctccatagccacacccccatagcaaccctccatagccacgcccctatatcaaccctccatagccactcccctacagtcaccacatgctgctgactgaatagtgccctatacagtatccaatcccgccaaaaatgccctatatggtatccaatcccccattatagtgccccacatagtatccaatcccccacatagtgccccacatagtatccaatcccccacatagtatccaatgcccccatatagtgaccaacatagtatccaatcctcacatagtgcccaacatagaatccaatcccccacatagtgccccacatagtatccaatcccccacatagaatccaatcccccatatagtgccccacatagaatccaatcccccatatagtgccccacatagtatccaatcccccatatagtgccccacatagtatccaatgccccatatagtgccccacatagtatccaatgccccatatagtgccccacatagtagccatgcccccatatagtgccccacatagtagc encodes:
- the LOC138771098 gene encoding serine-rich adhesin for platelets-like; translated protein: MDSKVTVLELQNDLSVKQVDKISPTFPRTSKGPLYIVTNQKTQLHLLNNLAGSPRTKEKSVYQYGLSNKVFSVSGPKGTEWEVRLLLSPSEISRLSTNYNLMGFLISCPILQSSMTKKANVQALCEAASQFLVCSEEAVASNYCQMLKKTLTEKLKAFCTGRQKMVGALVALVAAELATSVAGNKSFDYKVGEKKAEKDQRKQILKMIKVFNVMSDLLTVIHQGKRVQIVFRNPCPDKWASGGKKFVDSGETFVFGLCHKVVSISEDKSEIQFLQNLQESYELVSVFHLPAFAEHLLMTSSWRNKIELFLKEQDRRKEIIDELSSLARCFICTKPRHQKAFLKEFQSEMVNKWSSVEPFVDVVGDEVVCAFGILVAILAAVTAKSKCISNSEEEDPEEEEPAAVAEDTNGSAASAGSSSTSMDHGSSSHEGINAKEADGYGGTQPDLGSSPDELVGPDGAKYSTCDPDTTEQGSIDDSQKNVEPRAESPGVSKPDIADQKLSNDNSGVVIDTDVSSIGITSVPDTTDQCSVDGSPKIREPPSEFPDVSKPDFADQKLGNDNADERVKEEDESVVVGLDSAKSIVGITSVPDTTDQGSVDDSPKTVEPLAGSPGVSKPDIADQKQSNDNAGVVIDTAGSTIGITSVPDTTDQGSVDGSPTTVEPQADSPCVSKPDIADQKQSNDNGVVIDTARCSIGITSVPDTTDEGSADGSPKIREPPAKFPDVSKPDIADQKQGNDNADERVKEEDESGGVGIDSAKSIIAITSVPDTTDQGSVDGSPKTVKPLAGSPCVSKPDQKLDNDDSDESSRKYPETRDYAQESDPVCPETELGLHSQGSGDSADPDDSKDDGFSEVAQPPNVGARETALETQDLTSNNTFFNMSFIGFMLLLVVVVMLTNVLPQSMTSALIVIILGLMGVKWFLRLHP